One Sphingomicrobium marinum genomic window carries:
- a CDS encoding cation:proton antiporter domain-containing protein, with protein MAGELSLEGMGDALVILGAAGIVIPAFARLKINPVIGFILVGIIAGPYGLGAMSSEVHWLQHFTIDDPEAIQPYADFGVILLLFAIGLELSFKRLWTMRRIVFGIGAAEMLVTASIFGAVLLFVIGWELKSAAALGLALAMSSTALVLPISGTKSPVGRAALAMLLFEDVALVPMLFVFGTVGGADVDGLAEVAINGAIVVGAILLVGKFLLSPLFAQAARTKSPEGFFAISLLTVILAAAATSFVGLSPILGALVAGMLIAETDYHAEVEIVIAPLKGLGLGVFLITIGMLIDLGSLAEQWHLLIGGLVAVLIVKAIVTGILLRIAGARRGVSAETGILMASPSETTLIVLGAAGTAGVLATDTVAFWSAVTALGLSITPFLASLGRIAGHRVEKEAAAQELEQDPAAGRVVIFGFGRVGQMVANMLQEHKKPYLGVDSNIDGVARLREAGSNVLYGDVARGELIEKLGLSKAAALVLTMDDPVLTARISQRVRELHPDLPIIARARDSEHAAKLYKAGVTDAVPEALEASLQLSEAVLVDIGVAMGPVIASIHQKRSDLRDAIMSESDLPQQPSLGRRRPSSS; from the coding sequence ATGGCGGGCGAACTCTCTTTGGAAGGCATGGGCGATGCGCTGGTGATTCTCGGCGCGGCCGGGATCGTCATCCCCGCCTTCGCACGCCTCAAGATCAACCCCGTCATCGGCTTCATCCTCGTTGGCATCATCGCCGGCCCCTACGGCCTCGGCGCGATGTCGAGCGAAGTGCACTGGCTGCAGCACTTTACCATCGATGATCCCGAAGCGATCCAGCCATACGCGGACTTCGGGGTCATCCTGCTGCTGTTCGCCATCGGGCTAGAGCTCAGCTTCAAGCGCCTGTGGACTATGCGGAGAATTGTCTTCGGCATCGGCGCCGCCGAAATGCTGGTCACCGCCAGCATTTTTGGCGCGGTGCTGCTGTTCGTCATCGGCTGGGAGCTAAAAAGCGCGGCTGCGCTTGGCCTCGCCCTGGCAATGAGTTCGACCGCGCTCGTCCTGCCGATCTCCGGCACCAAAAGCCCCGTTGGCCGCGCCGCGCTTGCCATGCTGCTGTTCGAAGACGTGGCGCTGGTCCCCATGCTTTTCGTGTTCGGCACTGTCGGCGGCGCCGACGTGGACGGGCTCGCCGAGGTTGCAATCAATGGCGCGATCGTGGTGGGCGCGATCCTTCTGGTGGGCAAATTCCTGCTGTCACCGCTATTCGCGCAAGCCGCGCGCACCAAGAGCCCCGAGGGCTTCTTCGCGATCAGCCTGTTGACCGTGATCCTCGCGGCGGCTGCGACATCCTTTGTGGGCCTGTCTCCGATCCTGGGAGCGCTGGTAGCCGGCATGCTGATCGCCGAGACCGATTATCACGCCGAAGTCGAAATCGTCATCGCGCCCCTCAAGGGGCTTGGGCTTGGCGTCTTCCTGATCACCATCGGCATGCTTATCGACCTCGGCAGCCTGGCCGAGCAATGGCACTTGTTGATCGGCGGTCTTGTCGCCGTTCTCATCGTCAAGGCGATCGTCACCGGGATCCTCCTACGCATCGCGGGCGCGCGCCGCGGCGTATCGGCTGAGACCGGCATCCTGATGGCCAGCCCTTCCGAAACCACGCTGATCGTGCTGGGCGCGGCCGGCACGGCAGGTGTCCTGGCAACCGACACGGTGGCCTTCTGGAGCGCGGTCACTGCGCTTGGCCTGTCGATCACCCCTTTCCTCGCCAGCCTCGGCCGCATCGCCGGCCACCGCGTCGAAAAGGAAGCCGCCGCGCAGGAGCTGGAACAGGATCCGGCGGCCGGCCGCGTCGTTATTTTCGGCTTCGGCCGGGTGGGTCAGATGGTCGCCAACATGCTGCAGGAGCACAAGAAGCCCTATCTTGGCGTGGACAGCAATATCGATGGGGTCGCGCGCCTGCGCGAAGCCGGTTCAAATGTCCTCTATGGCGACGTCGCACGCGGCGAACTGATCGAGAAGTTGGGCCTGTCGAAAGCAGCCGCGCTTGTGCTCACCATGGACGATCCGGTCCTGACTGCCCGCATTTCGCAGCGCGTGCGCGAACTCCATCCCGATCTGCCGATCATTGCGCGAGCGCGCGACAGCGAGCACGCGGCAAAGCTTTACAAGGCCGGCGTTACCGATGCCGTGCCCGAAGCGCTCGAAGCTTCGCTGCAGCTATCGGAAGCCGTGCTGGTCGACATTGGTGTGGCCATGGGGCCGGTCATCGCCTCGATCCATCAAAAACGCAGCGATCTGCGCGATGCGATCATGAGCGAAAGCGACCTGCCGCAGCAGCCCAGCCTTGGGCGGCGCCGACCAAGCTCGAGCTAG